The DNA region GCCGACGCGTGAGCTGCTGACCTTCGCGGTCCTCGTCGCGCTCGGCGGTGCCGACGCGCAGGTCACGGGACACGTCGCGGGCAACCTGCACGTCGGGAACACCCGGCAGCAGCTGCTCGACGTGCTCACCGTCCTGGTGCCCGTGATCGGCTACCCGCGGACGCTCAACGGGCTCGCCGCCGTGAACGAGGGTGCGACGGCCGACTGACGCTCAGATCGCGAGCTCGACGTCGTGACCGTTGACGGTCACGATGATGCGTGGGTTCTCGGCACCGGTCGCGGTGATGTAGCTGCGGAGCGTGGAGAGCAGCATGTCTTCTCGCCGCTCCATCTGGGACACCGCGCCCTGACTGATGCCGAGCTCGTGCGCGATCTCGGCTTGGGTGCGCTTGCCGGCTTCGCGGACCATCGCGAGGCTCATCGCGTGGATGCGGTCGAGTTCGTCCGCTTCGACCTCGAGTGCGGCCACCGCGTCTGCGACGCCCGGCCGCTGCATCATCTGTTCGAGGCGGTCGTTCCCGCGTACGAAGTCTTCCTTGCCCATCATGCTTCCTCGGTCTCGTTCCGCCATCGGTTGATCAGGCGATCAGCTCGGACGCCGACCGTGTCGTAGAACACGTCACCCATTGACGCTTTGTCGCCGGAGAACAGTGCCACCACGACTCGGTCCTCGTCCGGCGGGAACCAACAGATCAAGCGGAGCGCCACTCCCGCGACGTAGGGGTGTGACACCCGCCAGATCGGATGCTGCTTCGACTGCCGTACACGCTTGATCATCGCGGTGTCCTGAACCGGAGCGGAGTCCAGGTCCCGCAATCGCTTGAGCATGAACGTCAGCAACTGCAGACGTTTTCGCCCACGCTCGGTCCTGTCGGTCTCAAGACGATCGAGCTGGTCGTTGAACTCTCGCGGCCAGTCGATCTGCATGCGGCGACATTACCTGCGACTGATAATAGCTGCAACTAATATTGAGCGCAAGGGCAACGACGTGGTGAGGGTGCGCTCCTCAGACGACGAGGGGGCCGGCGACCTCGAGCTCGTCGTGGTCGACCTGCCAGCGGACGGCGTCGAGCACCGTCTGTTCGGCGGTGAACCCGGGCGCGTAACCGAGCAGGCGGCGGGCCTTCTCGACACTGAACACCTGGCTGCGTGACAGGTGCTCCCAGCTGGCGCCAGCGTGCTCTGGAGTGGTGGTCTCGCGGAACCGGTCCCAGCTGACGGGCTCGAGCCGGGCCTCCTGGCCGAACCACGACGCTGCCAGGTGGGCGTACCCACGTGCGGTGAGCGCCGTCTGGGCCGTGATGAAGAAGTCCTCGCCGACCGCCGCCTCGCGGTGTTCGACAGCGAGCTGGAAGGCCTGCGCGACGTCGTCCGCGTGCACGTGGGCCATGGTCTCGGCGCCGAGACCGGGGACCTCGATCGCCTCGCCGGCGGACAACCTCGTCAGCACCGACGGGTCGAGGTTTCCGAGCGGACCGATCGGCATCCAGCCCGGACCGCTGATGTGACCCGGGTGCAGCGTTGTCGTCGCCAAACCCCCTGACGCGGTTTCTTCCTTGGCCATCCGGGCAATCGCGTCCTTCTGCACGCCGTAGTCGCCGAAGGGCGGCGTGAAGTCATCCTCGGTGATCGGCAGCACACGGGATGCACCCGCGCGCCAGATCGAGCCGCAGTGCACGAGGTGCGTGCCCGTGCCGCGGAGCGCTTCGACGAGGGCGGCGGCGGACGACTCGGTGAAGCCGACGAGGTCGACGACGGCGTCGGCGCCGAGGGCGACGATCCGCGTTCCGAACGTGCCGTCGCGGTCCTCCTGCTCGCGGTCCGCGGTGACGCGTTCGACCTGCTGCCACTCGGGGGAGTCGGCGTAGGGGGTACTGGTACCGCGACTGATGGCGACGACCTCGTGACCGCCGCGGACGAGGCGGGGGACGAGGAACGTGCCGATGTGGCCGGTGGCTCCGATGACGACGATGCGCATGCGGCACACGGTAGGCCGAGCCGCTTCGGATCGTGAGCAGGAACGGTCGGGTGCCGATGGGCGACCCGACCGTTCCTGCTCACGAAGCGCGTGAGACGCCGCGCCTCCGCCCGCTACGCGGAGGGCTCCGCGACGACGGCGCGCATCGCGGCCTCGGTCGCGGCTGCGAGTGCTTCCGCGGGCTCCGACATCAGGCTCTTCACGAAACGTGAGTCGTCGTCGGCGAGGACCTCGAACACACCGGCGACGGTACCCTCGTAGGCCTGGGTGACCACGTCCTCCGGGCGGGACTTCGGGACGTTGAACCGAGCCCCCATCGCCGTGTCGACCATGCCCACGATGAGTCCCGTGACCGTGGTGCCCCGCGGTGCGAGCTCCACTCGGAGCCCGTTGGTCGCGGACCAGGCAGCCGCCTTCGACGCGGCGTACACGGTGGGGATCGGGGTCCACGCGGCGAGCGACAAGACGTTGAGAACCGCACCACCGCCGTTCGCCGCCAGGATCGGTGCGAACGCGGCCGACATCCGGATGGTGCCGAAGGTGTTCGTCTCGAAGACCCGCTCGAGGGACTCGTCCGAGGGTGCGGCGATGGAGGCGTCCGCCGCAGGCGCGATGCCCGCGTTGTTCACCAGCAGGTCGACGTCCGGCGCCGCCGCGGCTGCGGCCTCGATCGACGACGGGTCGGTGAGGTCGAGCACGAGCGGCTGGACGCGGTCGTCCTCCCACGCGCGCGGCGAGCGAGCCGCCGCGTAGACCCGGCGCGCACCACCGTCGAGCGCCTGCCGGACGAACTCGGTTCCGAGGCCCCCGTTGGCGCCGGTGACGAGGACGGTGCGGTTCTCGAGCTGGTTGGACATGATCACTCCTGCAGTAGGCTGACGAAACGGGGAATGTCCCCGGATCATTATGTGGGGATAGTCCCCACTTACGTCAAGCCAGGAGTGCAGATGCGTGCCGATGCCCAGCGGAACCGGGACGCGATCCTCGCCGCAGCGCGCGAGGTGTTCGACGCCGACGGCATACTCGCGCCCATCGACGGCATCGCCACTCGCGCGGGAGTCGGGAACGCGACGTTCTACCGGAACTTCCCCACCCGCGACGACCTGCTCGCGGCCGTGATGGACGACAGCGTCCGCGCGATCATCGAAGACTCGGCGGGACTGGATGCCCTCGACGCCGACTCGGCGCTGCGCGAGTGGATGTTCCGACTGACGTGGCAGCTGCGCGTGTGGCAGAACCTGCCCTCGTGCATCGCCGACGCGATCGAGGACGAGGATTCCCCGATCCGGACGCTGTGCGCACGACTCACCGCGCGCACCGCGGAGCTGCTCGATCGTGCTCGGGCGGCGGGAACCGCGTCCACGGTGGAGGCCGCTGCGGTGTTCGAACTGCTGACGACGGTGTCGTGGGGGGTCGACCGGTTCGGGGACGACGAAGAGCGGGCCCGGGAACGTGTCCGGCTCGCGACCGCCGGAGTGCTCGCCGCGCGGTGAGGCGTGCCGCCCGCCGCCTCGCGCTGATCAGTCGGCGGTGATGACCTTCACGGAGCCGGCGATGGTCGCGGCGTCCTCGGCGAGCGCCACGACCGGGTCAGGCAGGCGGGTGGTGGCGCCGACGAGCTTGCGGGCACCCCACCCGACGAACGACCCGACGATCGCGCCGACGCCGCCGAGGATCGC from Curtobacterium sp. MCJR17_020 includes:
- a CDS encoding NAD(P)-dependent oxidoreductase; translation: MRIVVIGATGHIGTFLVPRLVRGGHEVVAISRGTSTPYADSPEWQQVERVTADREQEDRDGTFGTRIVALGADAVVDLVGFTESSAAALVEALRGTGTHLVHCGSIWRAGASRVLPITEDDFTPPFGDYGVQKDAIARMAKEETASGGLATTTLHPGHISGPGWMPIGPLGNLDPSVLTRLSAGEAIEVPGLGAETMAHVHADDVAQAFQLAVEHREAAVGEDFFITAQTALTARGYAHLAASWFGQEARLEPVSWDRFRETTTPEHAGASWEHLSRSQVFSVEKARRLLGYAPGFTAEQTVLDAVRWQVDHDELEVAGPLVV
- a CDS encoding TetR/AcrR family transcriptional regulator, with translation MRADAQRNRDAILAAAREVFDADGILAPIDGIATRAGVGNATFYRNFPTRDDLLAAVMDDSVRAIIEDSAGLDALDADSALREWMFRLTWQLRVWQNLPSCIADAIEDEDSPIRTLCARLTARTAELLDRARAAGTASTVEAAAVFELLTTVSWGVDRFGDDEERARERVRLATAGVLAAR
- a CDS encoding sigma factor-like helix-turn-helix DNA-binding protein — encoded protein: MMGKEDFVRGNDRLEQMMQRPGVADAVAALEVEADELDRIHAMSLAMVREAGKRTQAEIAHELGISQGAVSQMERREDMLLSTLRSYITATGAENPRIIVTVNGHDVELAI
- a CDS encoding SDR family oxidoreductase, coding for MSNQLENRTVLVTGANGGLGTEFVRQALDGGARRVYAAARSPRAWEDDRVQPLVLDLTDPSSIEAAAAAAPDVDLLVNNAGIAPAADASIAAPSDESLERVFETNTFGTIRMSAAFAPILAANGGGAVLNVLSLAAWTPIPTVYAASKAAAWSATNGLRVELAPRGTTVTGLIVGMVDTAMGARFNVPKSRPEDVVTQAYEGTVAGVFEVLADDDSRFVKSLMSEPAEALAAATEAAMRAVVAEPSA